The window TCAGACTCCGGCTGCTATTCCCACCGAGCGCAATACGCCCGTTAAAAGGAGGCGCAATTCTATAGACGCCCCATATAGGTGTCAACCCAATAAAAAAGCCCCCGCTGAGCGGGGGCTTTTTCAATTCATCAAAGCTTGCTCTAAAAGAGCTTACTCGATGATTTTGGCTACGACGCCAGCGCCGACGGTACGACCGCCTTCACGGATAGCGAAACGCAGACCGTCTTCCATTGCGATGGTCTTGATCAGGGTGACAACCATTTTGATGTTGTCGCCTGGCATTACCATTTCAACGCCTTCCGGCAGTTCGCAGTTACCAGTCACGTCAGTTGTACGGAAGTAGAACTGTGGACGGTAGCCTTTGAAGAACGGAGTGTGACGACCGCCTTCTTCTTTGCTCAGAACGTAGACTTCAGCTTCGAACTTGGTGTGCGGCTTAACCGAGCCTGGCTTAACCAGAACCTGACCACGCTCAACGTCGTCACGCTTGGTACCACGCAGCAGAACGCCGCAGTTCTCGCCAGCACGACCTTCGTCGAGCAGCTTACGGAACATTTCAACACCGGTGCAGGTGGTGACGGTAGTGTCACGCAGACCAACGATTTCCAGTGGATCCTGAACCTTGACGATACCGCGCTCGATACGGCCAGTTACAACAGTACCGCGACCGGAGATCGAGAATACGTCTTCGATTGGCATCAGGAACGGCTTGTCGATAACACGAACTGGATCTGGAATGTAGCTGTCCAGAGTCTCAACCAGTTTACGAACGGCAGTGGTGCCCATTTCGTTGTCGTCTTGGCCGTTCAGAGCCATCAGAGCCGAACCGATGATGATCGGAGTGTCGTCACCTGGGAAGTCGTAAGTGCTCAGCAGATCGCGCACTTCCATCTCAACCAGTTCCAGCAGCTCAGCGTCGTCAACCATGTCAGCCTTGTTCAGGAAGACAACGATGTACGGAACGCCAACCTGACGGGACAGCAGGATGTGTTCACGGGTTTGTGGCATCGGACCATCAGCGGCCGAGCAAACCAGGATAGCGCCGTCCATCTGAGCAGCACCGGTGATCATGTTCTTCACATAGTCAGCGTGACCTGGGCAGTCAACGTGAGCGTAGTGACGGATCAGCGAGTTGTATTCAACGTGCGCGGTGTTGATGGTGATACCACGAGCCTTTTCTTCCGGAGCGCTGTCGATCTTGTCGAAAGCAACAACGGCCGAACCGAAAACTTCGGAGCAGACGCGAGTCAGAGCAGCGGTCAGCGTGGTTTTACCATGGTCGACGTGACCGATGGTGCCAACGTTGACGTGCGGGAGGGTACGGTCAAATTTTTCTTTAGCCACGACAATTAACTCCTAGCCTAAAGGGGCTGAATCAGCCTTGTTTTTTGGTAACGGTTTCGACGATGTGCGACGGAGCCGTATTGTATTTTTTGAATTCCATAGAGTAGCTTGCGCGACCTTGGGACATGGAACGGACGTCAGTTGCATAACCGAACATCTCACCCAACGGAACTTCAGCACGAATTACTTTGCCGGAGACCGTGTCTTCCATACCCAGGATCATGCCGCGACGACGGTTAAGGTCGCCCATCACGTCACCCATATAGTCTTCAGGTGTAACAACCTCTACCGCCATGATCGGCTCAAGCAACTCACCACCGCCCTTCTGGGCCAGTTGCTTGGTCGCCATGGAAGCAGCCACCTTAAACGCCATCTCGTTGGAGTCGACGTCGTGGTAAGAACCATCAAACACGGTAGCCTTCAGGCCGATCAGCGGATAGCCGGCAACAACGCCGTTCTTCATCTGCTCTTCGATACCCTTCTGGATAGCCGGGATGTATTCCTTAGGAACCACACCACCCACTACTTCGTTCAGGAATTGCAGACCTTCCTGACCTTCGTCAGCAGGAGCAAAACGAATCCAGCAATGACCGAACTGGCCACGACCGCCGGACTGACGAACGAACTTGCCTTCAATTTCGCAGCTCTTCGTGATGCGCTCACGGTACGAAACTTGAGGCTTACCGATGTTGGCTTCGACGTTGAACTCACGGCGCATCCGGTCAACCAGGATGTCCAGGTGCAACTCGCCCATGCCGGAGATGATCGTTTGACCAGTCTCTTCATCAGTCTTGACGCGGAAAGATGGATCTTCCTGAGCAAGCTTGCCCAGAGCGATACCCATTTTTTCCTGGTCGTCCTTGGTCTTAGGCTCTACGGCAACCGAAATAACCGGCTCCGGGAAGTCCATGCGAACCAGGATGATTGGCTTGTCAGCGTTGCACAAAGTCTCACCAGTGGTGACGTCCTTCATGCCGATCAAGGCCGCGATGTCACCAGCGCGCACTTCCTTGATTTCTTCACGGGCGTTTGCGTGCATTTGCACCATACGACCCACGCGCTCTTTCTTGCCCTTAACCGAGTTGATCACGCCGTCGCCGGATGCCAACACGCCCGAGTAAACTCGAACAAAGGTCAAGGTACCCACGAATGGGTCAGTGGCAATTTTGAATGCCAGAGCGGAGAACGGCTCGTTGTCGTCTGCATGACGCTCCAGATCGATAGTCTCGTCATCCGGGTCAGTACCCTTGATGGCAGGAATATCAACAGGCGCAGGCAGGTAATCGATAACGGCGTCGAGAACCAGGGGAACACCCTTGTTCTTGAAGGAAGAACCACAAACAGCCAGAACGATCTCACCAGCGATAGTACGCTGACGCAGAGCGGCCTTGATTTCCGCGTTGGTGAGTTCTTCACCTTCGAGGTACTTGTTCATCAGCTCTTCGCTGGCTTCAGCCGCAGCCTCAACCATGTTGCCGCGCCATTCGTCAGCCAGTTCCTGCAGTTCAGCAGGGATAGGCTTGCGAACTGGAACCATACCCTTGTCAGCGTCATTCCAGTAAACAGCTTCCATGGACATCAGGTCGATCTGACCCTGGAAGTTGTCTTCGGAACCGATAGCCAACTGGATTGGAACCGGGGTGTGACCCAGACGCTGCTTGATCTGACTGATCACGCGCAGGAAGTTCGCACCAGCACGGTCCATCTTGTTTACGTAAACAAGACGTGGAACGCCGTACTTGTTGGCTTGACGCCATACGGTTTCCGACTGAGGCTCAACACCCGAGGTGCCGCAGAACACAACGACCGCGCCGTCGAGAACACGCAGGGAACGCTCAACTTCAATAGTGAAGTCCACGTGACCCGGGGTGTCGATGACGTTGAAGCGGTATTGGTCCTTGTGCTGCTTCTCGGAACCCTGCCAGAAGGCGGTAATAGCAGCAGAAGTAATGGTAATACCACGCTCCTGCTCCTGCACCATCCAGTCTGTGGTCGCGGCGCCGTCATGCACCTCGCCCATTTTGTGACTTTTGCCAGTGTAAAAAAGGACGCGCTCGGTGGTGGTGGTTTTACCAGCATCCACGTGAGCAACGATACCAATGTTACGGTAGCGATTAATCGGTGTAGTACGAGCCATAAAGCCCTCGCAAAATTAGTGACGCTAAAATTAGAAGCGGTAGTGCGAGAAAGCCTTGTTGGCTTCAGCCATACGGTGCACGTCTTCACGCTTCTTAACTGCAGCACCTTTGCCTTCAGCAGCGTCCAACAGTTCGCCAGCCAAACGCAGAGCCATAGACTTCTCGCCGCGCTTACGGGCGAAGTCTACCAACCAGCGCATTGCCAGAGCGTTACGACGGGACGGACGAACTTCGACCGGAACCTGGTAAGTAGCACCGCCTACACGGCGCGACTTCACTTCGACCAGCGGAGCGATGGCGTCGAGAGCTTTCTCGAAGATTTCCAGGGGGTCGCTGTTCTTGCGTTCTTTAACCTTTTCCAGCGCGCCATAAACGATACGCTCGGCAACGGCTTTCTTGCCGCTTTCCATCACGTGGTTCATGAACTTGGCCAGAATCTGGCTGCCGTATTTTGGATCGTCAAGCACTTCGCGCTTGGCTGCTACGCGTCTTCTTGGCATGGATAAGCCCTCAAACGGTCTTCAGGTTCGCTCGGAATCGGTGCCCTTTCGGGACGCCTCCGACCTTACTCTTATCGACTCAGAAAAATAGAAAATCAGTTTTTACAAAAAGCCGCTACTACTTAGGCTTCTTGGTACCGTACTTCGAACGACCCTGGTTACGACCTTTAACGCCGGAAGTATCCAAAGAGCCGCGAACGGTGTGGTAACGAACACCTGGCAAGTCTTTTACACGGCCGCCACGGATCAGTACGACGCTGTGCTCTTGCAGGTTGTGGCCTTCACCGCCGATGTACGAGGAAACCTCGAAACCGTTGGTCAGACGCACACGGCATACTTTACGCAGTGCCGAGTTAGGTTTTTTCGGCGTGGTGGTATACACACGGGTGCATACGCCACGACGTTGCGGGCAGTTCTGCAGCGCAGGCACGTCGGATTTCTCGACGATACGCTTACGCGGCTGACGTACCAGCTGGTTGATAGTTGCCATCTACTAGCTCCACTGTTGTCTTGCGACGCTATTGTCTTGCAAGAAAAGCAAAATGGCAGGAACGAATTCCCGCCAAATTTAGGGGTACAAGAGTCTAAAGAGGATCTTGCCCCCAGTCAAGGCAAGGCCCCGACCTCCCCGCTCATCCAACCTCGACAAATTGTCTCGATTCGATGAACGGAACGGCCAGGGCCTTACGCTCATTTACCGCAGAACTCAGTTACCGCTTGAGTTCAGCGCTTCGGTCAGTGCAGCTTCCACTTCACTGGCGCTTACGCGCAACGGTTTGTCAGCATCACGGCGGCGCTTACGCTCGCTGTGATAAGCCAGACCGGTACCCGCCGGGATCAGACGACCCACGACCACGTTTTCTTTCAGGCCGCGCAGGTAATCGCGCTTGCCGGTTACCGCCGCTTCGGTCAGTACGCGAGTGGTTTCCTGGAAGGAAGCCGCCGAGATGAACGATTCGGTGGACAACGACGCCTTGGTGATACCCAACAGCACGCGAGTGAACTTGGAAACGAATTTCTCGTCGCCAGCCAGACGCTCGTTCTCTACCAGAACGTGAGTCAATTCCATCTGGTCGCCCTTGATGAAACTGGAATCGCCGGATTCAGCGATTTCAACTTTACGCAGCATCTGACGCAGGATGGTCTCGATGTGCTTATCGTTGATCTTCACGCCTTGCAGACGGTAAACGTCCTGGATCTCGTTCACGATGTACTTGGCCAGCGCGCTCACACCCAACAGACGCAGGATGTCGTGTGGATCGCTCGGGCCGTCGGAGATAACTTCGCCGCGGTTTACCTGTTCGCCTTCGAAGACGTTCAGGTGACGCCACTTCGGAATCAGCTCTTCGTACGGATCGCTACCGTCGTTCGGGGTGATAACCAGACGGCGCTTGCCTTTGGTCTCTTTACCGAACGCGATGGTGCCGCTGACTTCAGCCAGAATCGAGGCTTCTTTCGGACGACGGGCTTCGAACAAGTCGGCAACACGCGGCAGACCACCGGTGATGTCACGGGTCTTCGAAGTCTCTTGCGGAATACGAGCGATAACATCACCGATCGCAATTTTCGCACCATCCGCAACACCGACCAAGGCGTTGGCTGGCAGGAAGTACTGAGCGATAACGTCAGTGCCTGGCAGCAACAGATCCTTGCCGTTGTCATCAACCATCTTCACAGCAGGGCGGATATCTTTACCGGCAGCTGGTCGGTCTTTGGCATCGAGTACTTCAATGTTGGTCATACCGGTCAATTCGTCAGTCTGACGCTTGATCGTGATGCCTTCTTCCATGCCCACGTAGGTCACGGTACCTTTCATTTCGGTAACGATTGGGTGAGTGTGCGGATCCCACTTGGCCACGATTGCGCCAGCGTCGACCTTGTCACCTTCTTTAACCGAAATCACAGCACCGTACGGCAGCTTGTAACGCTCGCGCTCACGACCGAAGTCATCAGCGATTGCCAGCTCACCGGAACGGGACACAGCAACCAGGCAGCCATCCACTCGCTCAACGTGCTTCAGGTTGTGCAGACGGACAGTACCGCCATTCTTCACCTGAACACTGTCGGCTGCGGAGGTCCGGCTTGCCGCACCACCGATGTGGAACGTACGCATGGTCAGCTGGGTACCCGGCTCACCGATGGACTGGGCAGCGATAACGCCGACCGCTTCACCGATGTTCACCTGGTGACCACGAGCCAGGTCACGGCCGTAGCACTTGGCGCAAATGCCGTAGCGGGTTTCGCAGCTGATCGGCGAACGCACGATTACTTCGTCGATGCTGTTCAGCTCGATGAACTCGACCCACTTCTCGTCTACCAGCGTACCGGCAGGAACGATGATTTCTTCGGTACCTGGCTTGAACACGTCACGGGCAATGACACGACCCAATACGCGCTCACCCAACGGCTCAACAACGTCACCGCCTTCAATGTGCGGAGTCATTACCAGGCCATGTTCGGTGCCGCAATCGATCTCGGTCACAACCAGATCCTGCGCCACGTCTACCAGACGACGAGTCAGGTAACCGGAGTTCGCAGTTTTCAACGCGGTATCCGCCAAACCTTTACGAGCACCGTGAGTGGAGATGAAGTACTGAAGTACGCTCAAACCTTCACGGAAGTTCGCAGTAATCGGCGTTTCAATGATGGAACCGTCCGGCTTGGCCATCAGGCCACGCATACCGGCGAGCTGACGGATCTGCGCAGCAGAACCCCGTGCGCCCGAGTCGGCCATCATGTACATCGAGTTGAACGATTCCTGGTCGACTTCGACGCCATGACGGTCGATGACTTTCTCTTTCGAGAGGTTGGCCATCATCGCCTTGGAAACTTCGTCGTTCGCCTTGGACCAAAGGTCGATCACTTTGTTGTACTTCTCGCCCTGGGTTACCAGGCCGGAGGCGTACTGACTTTCGATCTCTTTCACTTCGTCGGTAGCAGCACCGATGATGCGGGCTTTTTCATCCGGGATAACGAAGTCGTTAACACCGATGGAAACGCCGGAAATGGTCGAATAGGCAAAACCGGTGTACATCAACTGGTCAGCGAAGATCACGGTCTCTTTCAAACCAACCACGCGGTAGCACTGGTTGATCAGCTTGGAGATCGCCTTTTTCTTCATCGGCTGGTTGACGACGTCGTACGACAGGCCAGGTGGAACAACCTGGAACAACAGCGCACGGCCGACAGTGGTGTCGACGATACGGGTGTTCTTGACGCTGCCACCGTCACGATCGTTAACGGTTTCGTTGATCCGCACTTTAACCTTGGCGTGCAGTGCGGCTTCGCCGGCACGGAACACACGGTCAACTTCCTGCAGATCCGCGAACACACGACCTTCGCCTTTGGCGTTGATCGCTTCACGAGTCATGTAGTACAGACCCAATACAACGTCCTGCGACGGAACGATGATTGGCTCACCGTTGGCTGGCGACAGAATGTTGTTGGTCGACATCATCAACGCACGCGCTTCCAACTGAGCTTCCAGTGTCAGCGGTACGTGCACGGCCATTTGGTCGCCGTCGAAGTCGGCGTTGTACGCGGCACAGACCAGAGGGTGCAGCTGGATAGCCTTACCTTCGATCAGTACCGGTTCAAACGCCTGGATACCCAGACGGTGAAGGGTCGGTGCACGGTTGAGGAGAACCGGGTGTTCGCGAATTACTTCAGCGAGAACGTCCCAAACCTCTGGCAGTTCGCGCTCGACCATCTTCTTGGCAGCTTTGATGGTGGTAGCGAGACCACGCATTTCCAGCTTGCCGAAAATGAACGGTTTGAACAGTTCGAGAGCCATTTTCTTCGGCAGACCGCACTGGTGCAGACGCAGGGTCGGACCTACGGTAATTACCGAACGACCGGAGTAGTCAACACGCTTACCGAGCAAGTTCTGACGGAAACGACCCTGCTTACCCTTGATCATGTCAGCCAGGGATTTCAGAGGACGCTTGTTGGAACCGGTGATAGCGCGGCCACGACGACCGTTGTCGAGCAGTGCGTCGACGGCTTCCTGCAACATACGCTTTTCGTTGCGCACGATGATGTCCGGAGCGGACAGATCGAGCAGACGCTTCAAGCGGTTGTTACGGTTGATCACTCGACGATACAGATCGTTGAGGTCGGAAGTCGCGAAGCGACCGCCATCCAGCGGGACCAGTGGACGCAGATCTGGCGGCAGAACCGGCAGAACGGTCAGCACCATCCATTCTGGAAGGTTGCCGGAACCCTGAAAGGCTTCCATCAACTTCAGACGCTTGGACAGCTTCTTGATTTTGGTTTCGGAGTTGGTTTGCGGAATTTCTTCGCGCAGACGGCCAATCTCGTGCTCTAGGTCGATAGCGTGCAGCAGTTCACGGACAGCTTCGGCACCCATACGGGCATCGAAATCGTCGCCGAACTCTTCCAGCGCTTCGAAGTACTGCTCGTCGTTCAGCAGCTGACCTTTTTCAAGGGTGGTCATGCCTGGATCGATAACGACATAGCTCTCGAAGTAGAGAACGCGTTCGATATCACGCAGGGTCATGTCCATCAGCAAGCCGATACGCGACGGCAGCGATTTCAGGAACCAGATGTGGGCAACTGGCGAGGCCAGCTCGATGTGCGCCATGCGCTCACGACGAACTTTGGCCAGCGCGACTTCAACACCGCACTTCTCGCAGATCACACCACGGTGCTTCAAGCGCTTGTACTTACCGCACAGGCACTCGTAATCCTTTACCGGGCCAAAGATCTTGGCGCAGAACAGGCCGTCACGCTCAGGTTTGAACGTACGGTAGTTGATGGTTTCCGGCTTTTTAACTTCACCGAACGACCACGAACGGATCATCTCAGGCGATGCCAATCCAATACGGATGGCGTCGAACTCTTCGACTTGACCCTGGTTTTTCAGCAAATTCAGTAGGTCTTTCAAGGCCTTTCCTCCTGGCGGAGCAGAGAGCGGGCAATCCTGCCCCGCTCTCGATTCGCGTCACGTGTTATTCGGTTTCCAGATCGATATCGATGCCGAGGGAACGAATTTCCTTGATCAACACGTTGAAAGACTCGGGCATGCCCGGCTCCATACGGTGATCGCCATCCACGATGTTTTTGTACATCTTGGTACGGCCGTTCACATCGTCCGACTTCACTGTGAGCATTTCTTGCAGAGTGTAAGCAGCACCGTATGCTTCCAGTGCCCAGACTTCCATCTCCCCGAAACGCTGACCACCGAACTGCGCCTTACCACCCAGCGGCTGCTGGGTAACCAGGCTGTACGAACCGGTAGAACGAGCGTGCATCTTGTCGTCTACCAAGTGGTTCAGCTTCAGCATGTACATGTAGCCAACAGTAACCGGGCGCTCGAACTTGTTGCCGGTACGGCCGTCGGTCAGCTGCATCTGGCCGCTTTCTGGCAGGTCTGCCAGCTTCAGCATGGCCTTGATTTCGCTTTCCTTGGCACCGTCGAACACTGGAGTGGCCATTGGAACACCACCACGCAGGTTCTTCGCCAGATCCAGGATTTCCTGGTCGGAGAAGCTATCCAGATCTTCGTTACGACCGCCGATCTGGTTGTAGATCTCGTCGAGGAATTTACGAAGCTCGGCGACTTTGCGCTGCTCTTCGATCATCCGGTTGATCTTCTCGCCCAGACCTTTGGCTGCGAGGCCCAGGTGGGTTTCAAGGATCTGACCAACGTTCATACGCGAAGGTACGCCCAACGGGTTGAGGACGACGTCGACCGGGGTGCCATTGGCATCGTGCGGCATGTCTTCAACCGGCATGATCACGGAGACCACACCTTTGTTACCGTGACGACCGGCCATCTTGTCGCCCGGCTGGATGCGGCGACGGATTGCCAGGTAA is drawn from Pseudomonas sp. 31-12 and contains these coding sequences:
- the tuf gene encoding elongation factor Tu, giving the protein MAKEKFDRTLPHVNVGTIGHVDHGKTTLTAALTRVCSEVFGSAVVAFDKIDSAPEEKARGITINTAHVEYNSLIRHYAHVDCPGHADYVKNMITGAAQMDGAILVCSAADGPMPQTREHILLSRQVGVPYIVVFLNKADMVDDAELLELVEMEVRDLLSTYDFPGDDTPIIIGSALMALNGQDDNEMGTTAVRKLVETLDSYIPDPVRVIDKPFLMPIEDVFSISGRGTVVTGRIERGIVKVQDPLEIVGLRDTTVTTCTGVEMFRKLLDEGRAGENCGVLLRGTKRDDVERGQVLVKPGSVKPHTKFEAEVYVLSKEEGGRHTPFFKGYRPQFYFRTTDVTGNCELPEGVEMVMPGDNIKMVVTLIKTIAMEDGLRFAIREGGRTVGAGVVAKIIE
- the fusA gene encoding elongation factor G — protein: MARTTPINRYRNIGIVAHVDAGKTTTTERVLFYTGKSHKMGEVHDGAATTDWMVQEQERGITITSAAITAFWQGSEKQHKDQYRFNVIDTPGHVDFTIEVERSLRVLDGAVVVFCGTSGVEPQSETVWRQANKYGVPRLVYVNKMDRAGANFLRVISQIKQRLGHTPVPIQLAIGSEDNFQGQIDLMSMEAVYWNDADKGMVPVRKPIPAELQELADEWRGNMVEAAAEASEELMNKYLEGEELTNAEIKAALRQRTIAGEIVLAVCGSSFKNKGVPLVLDAVIDYLPAPVDIPAIKGTDPDDETIDLERHADDNEPFSALAFKIATDPFVGTLTFVRVYSGVLASGDGVINSVKGKKERVGRMVQMHANAREEIKEVRAGDIAALIGMKDVTTGETLCNADKPIILVRMDFPEPVISVAVEPKTKDDQEKMGIALGKLAQEDPSFRVKTDEETGQTIISGMGELHLDILVDRMRREFNVEANIGKPQVSYRERITKSCEIEGKFVRQSGGRGQFGHCWIRFAPADEGQEGLQFLNEVVGGVVPKEYIPAIQKGIEEQMKNGVVAGYPLIGLKATVFDGSYHDVDSNEMAFKVAASMATKQLAQKGGGELLEPIMAVEVVTPEDYMGDVMGDLNRRRGMILGMEDTVSGKVIRAEVPLGEMFGYATDVRSMSQGRASYSMEFKKYNTAPSHIVETVTKKQG
- the rpsG gene encoding 30S ribosomal protein S7, encoding MPRRRVAAKREVLDDPKYGSQILAKFMNHVMESGKKAVAERIVYGALEKVKERKNSDPLEIFEKALDAIAPLVEVKSRRVGGATYQVPVEVRPSRRNALAMRWLVDFARKRGEKSMALRLAGELLDAAEGKGAAVKKREDVHRMAEANKAFSHYRF
- the rpsL gene encoding 30S ribosomal protein S12 translates to MATINQLVRQPRKRIVEKSDVPALQNCPQRRGVCTRVYTTTPKKPNSALRKVCRVRLTNGFEVSSYIGGEGHNLQEHSVVLIRGGRVKDLPGVRYHTVRGSLDTSGVKGRNQGRSKYGTKKPK
- the rpoC gene encoding DNA-directed RNA polymerase subunit beta', translating into MKDLLNLLKNQGQVEEFDAIRIGLASPEMIRSWSFGEVKKPETINYRTFKPERDGLFCAKIFGPVKDYECLCGKYKRLKHRGVICEKCGVEVALAKVRRERMAHIELASPVAHIWFLKSLPSRIGLLMDMTLRDIERVLYFESYVVIDPGMTTLEKGQLLNDEQYFEALEEFGDDFDARMGAEAVRELLHAIDLEHEIGRLREEIPQTNSETKIKKLSKRLKLMEAFQGSGNLPEWMVLTVLPVLPPDLRPLVPLDGGRFATSDLNDLYRRVINRNNRLKRLLDLSAPDIIVRNEKRMLQEAVDALLDNGRRGRAITGSNKRPLKSLADMIKGKQGRFRQNLLGKRVDYSGRSVITVGPTLRLHQCGLPKKMALELFKPFIFGKLEMRGLATTIKAAKKMVERELPEVWDVLAEVIREHPVLLNRAPTLHRLGIQAFEPVLIEGKAIQLHPLVCAAYNADFDGDQMAVHVPLTLEAQLEARALMMSTNNILSPANGEPIIVPSQDVVLGLYYMTREAINAKGEGRVFADLQEVDRVFRAGEAALHAKVKVRINETVNDRDGGSVKNTRIVDTTVGRALLFQVVPPGLSYDVVNQPMKKKAISKLINQCYRVVGLKETVIFADQLMYTGFAYSTISGVSIGVNDFVIPDEKARIIGAATDEVKEIESQYASGLVTQGEKYNKVIDLWSKANDEVSKAMMANLSKEKVIDRHGVEVDQESFNSMYMMADSGARGSAAQIRQLAGMRGLMAKPDGSIIETPITANFREGLSVLQYFISTHGARKGLADTALKTANSGYLTRRLVDVAQDLVVTEIDCGTEHGLVMTPHIEGGDVVEPLGERVLGRVIARDVFKPGTEEIIVPAGTLVDEKWVEFIELNSIDEVIVRSPISCETRYGICAKCYGRDLARGHQVNIGEAVGVIAAQSIGEPGTQLTMRTFHIGGAASRTSAADSVQVKNGGTVRLHNLKHVERVDGCLVAVSRSGELAIADDFGRERERYKLPYGAVISVKEGDKVDAGAIVAKWDPHTHPIVTEMKGTVTYVGMEEGITIKRQTDELTGMTNIEVLDAKDRPAAGKDIRPAVKMVDDNGKDLLLPGTDVIAQYFLPANALVGVADGAKIAIGDVIARIPQETSKTRDITGGLPRVADLFEARRPKEASILAEVSGTIAFGKETKGKRRLVITPNDGSDPYEELIPKWRHLNVFEGEQVNRGEVISDGPSDPHDILRLLGVSALAKYIVNEIQDVYRLQGVKINDKHIETILRQMLRKVEIAESGDSSFIKGDQMELTHVLVENERLAGDEKFVSKFTRVLLGITKASLSTESFISAASFQETTRVLTEAAVTGKRDYLRGLKENVVVGRLIPAGTGLAYHSERKRRRDADKPLRVSASEVEAALTEALNSSGN